One stretch of Archangium lipolyticum DNA includes these proteins:
- a CDS encoding metallophosphoesterase, with product MSSRTRLRGRFQLLATFLVTLVQLPTVLWLCWFTRTPLPLALAVPVSWPYLRQLQTPWHTTAPSLSTYLALGWWAACAVFDVLMLPAALAVQAGMPRGVTWGLAGAIALTMGVDSVLGRPRLRKHVVRVEGLAPELDGYRIGQISDVHCGPNAPESRVSSWVARLNALELDLVTVTGDLITHGSSHVEAVARALGGLRAKDGAFACMGNHDYFTDGEHLVRELERRGVTVLRNRGVVVQRGGARLYVAGVDDTWTSRDDVARALAKRPEGVPTVLLAHDPELFPQAQARSVELTLSGHTHGGQLGVPGVRRLSLARFVSRWTAGLYRQGRSWLYVNRGAGTTGPPARLGAPAELTVLTLRRA from the coding sequence ATGTCCAGCCGAACCCGACTTCGGGGCCGCTTCCAGCTGCTCGCGACATTCCTCGTCACCCTCGTCCAGCTCCCCACGGTGCTCTGGCTCTGCTGGTTCACGCGCACGCCCCTCCCCCTGGCCCTCGCCGTGCCGGTCTCGTGGCCGTACCTGCGCCAGCTGCAGACCCCCTGGCACACCACGGCTCCCTCATTGTCGACCTACCTGGCACTGGGCTGGTGGGCCGCCTGCGCGGTGTTCGACGTGCTCATGCTCCCCGCCGCCCTGGCCGTCCAGGCGGGCATGCCCAGGGGCGTGACCTGGGGCCTCGCGGGAGCCATCGCGCTCACCATGGGTGTTGATTCGGTCCTCGGCCGGCCGAGGCTCCGCAAGCACGTGGTCCGCGTGGAGGGGCTCGCCCCGGAGCTGGATGGCTACCGCATCGGCCAGATCTCCGATGTCCATTGTGGCCCGAATGCGCCCGAGAGCCGGGTCTCCTCCTGGGTCGCACGCCTCAACGCACTCGAGCTCGACCTGGTGACCGTCACCGGCGATCTCATCACCCACGGCTCCTCGCACGTCGAGGCGGTGGCGCGGGCGCTCGGTGGCCTGCGGGCGAAGGATGGTGCGTTCGCCTGTATGGGCAATCACGACTACTTCACCGATGGAGAGCACCTCGTCCGGGAGCTGGAGCGGCGGGGCGTGACCGTCCTGCGCAACCGGGGAGTCGTCGTCCAGCGGGGAGGGGCGCGCCTGTACGTCGCGGGTGTGGATGACACCTGGACCTCGCGCGACGACGTGGCACGGGCGCTCGCGAAGCGGCCCGAGGGCGTCCCCACCGTGCTGCTCGCCCACGACCCCGAGCTGTTTCCCCAGGCCCAGGCCCGCTCCGTCGAGCTGACCCTCTCGGGCCACACGCACGGCGGACAGCTCGGAGTCCCGGGCGTCCGCCGCCTGTCCCTGGCCCGGTTCGTCTCCCGCTGGACCGCGGGGCTGTACCGGCAGGGCCGCTCGTGGCTCTACGTGAACCGCGGCGCTGGCACCACCGGAC
- a CDS encoding MBL fold metallo-hydrolase codes for MMLKARLLASVVAVLALALSSCKSPEETPPPEPAMSGDTFPTSRGDLIVHPVNHATFLMNWAGKTIYVDPVGGTAPFQGLPAPDVILVTDIHGDHLNADTLTAIVRPETVIVAPQAVRDTLPEALHGATRVLANGGTLNVADISIEAIPMYNLTAERLQYHPKGRGNGYVVTFGDKRVYIAGDTEDIPEMRALRDIDIAFVPMNLPFTMTVEQAADAVREFRPKVVYPYHSRGSDVNEFTRLVGTDVGVEVRVGDWY; via the coding sequence ATGATGCTCAAGGCCCGGTTGCTCGCGTCCGTGGTGGCGGTGCTCGCGTTGGCGTTGTCCTCGTGCAAATCCCCCGAGGAGACGCCTCCTCCCGAGCCGGCCATGTCGGGAGATACCTTCCCGACGTCCCGGGGTGATTTGATCGTTCATCCGGTCAATCACGCCACCTTCCTCATGAACTGGGCAGGCAAGACGATCTACGTCGACCCGGTTGGTGGCACCGCACCCTTCCAGGGCCTTCCCGCCCCCGACGTGATCCTCGTGACGGACATCCACGGCGACCACCTGAACGCCGACACCCTGACGGCCATCGTCCGGCCGGAGACGGTGATCGTCGCCCCCCAGGCCGTCCGTGACACCCTGCCCGAGGCCCTCCATGGGGCCACGCGAGTCCTCGCCAATGGAGGGACGCTGAACGTGGCGGACATCTCCATCGAGGCCATCCCCATGTACAACCTCACGGCCGAGCGTCTCCAATACCACCCGAAGGGCCGGGGCAATGGCTACGTCGTGACCTTTGGAGACAAGCGCGTCTACATCGCTGGCGACACGGAAGACATCCCCGAGATGCGGGCGCTGAGGGACATCGACATCGCCTTCGTCCCCATGAACCTGCCCTTCACCATGACGGTGGAGCAGGCCGCGGACGCGGTGCGCGAGTTCAGGCCGAAGGTCGTCTATCCCTATCACTCGCGCGGCAGCGACGTGAACGAGTTCACCCGGCTCGTCGGCACGGATGTGGGCGTCGAGGTGCGCGTGGGTGACTGGTACTGA
- a CDS encoding EndoU domain-containing protein codes for MRILLLLLLALCTLPFRAHAAGAFVSSNRLEAVAEPGSTKVVFTVEPDTAYPVIKKGGPERAWCKLKGATGEGWVKCDGTADLPEKPRLSGEFLAAHDRKQEAAPLPSDAPAATGCATTCKNPPLFRQAPALKPVEREVLDMCPARPDASVSRGDVQRFMSAHYDDPRIQRALSVAGRPGSRQANIEWLTGLWVSTGPRNAFTHVFCGDEWTTKTVGGLHFLPRYAQLESEGKICFDGPGRGGKAIQGSQYLIRFRGVAPWSCAEKKLGGFTMESDPVAMVAVGTRAFARCCARGGGMKEGGVYSAPDLGGTSWRVWCGTRNGTYGIASLYPTDEKPTCRE; via the coding sequence ATGCGGATCCTGCTCCTCCTCCTGCTCGCCCTGTGCACCCTCCCCTTCCGCGCCCACGCCGCGGGGGCCTTCGTCTCCAGCAACCGGCTGGAGGCCGTGGCGGAGCCCGGCTCCACGAAGGTCGTCTTCACCGTCGAGCCGGACACGGCCTACCCGGTCATCAAGAAGGGAGGCCCCGAGCGCGCCTGGTGCAAGCTCAAGGGAGCCACGGGCGAGGGCTGGGTGAAGTGCGACGGCACGGCGGACCTGCCGGAGAAGCCGCGCCTGAGCGGTGAGTTCCTGGCCGCCCACGACCGGAAGCAGGAGGCCGCTCCCCTGCCCTCCGACGCCCCCGCGGCCACGGGCTGCGCCACCACCTGCAAGAACCCTCCCCTCTTCCGCCAGGCTCCGGCGCTCAAGCCTGTGGAGCGCGAGGTGCTCGACATGTGCCCGGCACGGCCGGACGCCTCGGTGAGCCGTGGCGACGTGCAGCGCTTCATGTCCGCGCACTATGACGATCCGCGCATCCAGCGGGCCCTGTCGGTGGCGGGACGCCCCGGCTCGCGGCAGGCCAACATCGAGTGGCTCACCGGCCTCTGGGTGAGCACCGGACCGCGCAACGCCTTCACCCACGTGTTCTGCGGTGACGAGTGGACCACCAAGACCGTTGGCGGGCTCCACTTCCTCCCCCGCTACGCGCAGCTCGAGTCCGAGGGGAAGATCTGCTTCGACGGCCCCGGCCGCGGAGGCAAGGCGATCCAGGGCTCTCAGTACCTCATCCGCTTCCGCGGCGTGGCTCCCTGGTCCTGCGCCGAGAAGAAGCTCGGCGGCTTCACGATGGAGTCGGACCCGGTGGCCATGGTGGCCGTGGGCACCCGCGCCTTCGCGCGCTGCTGTGCGCGTGGAGGCGGAATGAAGGAGGGCGGCGTGTACTCGGCGCCGGACCTCGGCGGCACTTCGTGGCGCGTCTGGTGCGGGACGCGCAATGGCACCTACGGCATCGCCTCGCTGTACCCCACCGACGAGAAGCCCACCTGCCGCGAGTGA
- a CDS encoding Gfo/Idh/MocA family protein, whose product MSTSHNRKLRYAMVGGGRDAFIGSVHRRAMALDGQMELVAGALSSHPDKARASGRDLGLADARNHGRWEDLLADELKRPADERIDFVSIVTPNHVHYPVAKAFAEAGIHVVCDKPLVHTSEQADNLVRTVERTGIVFGVTYNYTGYPMVREARELVKRGAIGELRKVTVEYNQGWLATYLEGQDNKQASWRTDPARSGLAGAMGDIGSHAENLAATVTGLEIEAICADLGALVPGRRLDDDGNLLLRWRGGVRGVLIASQIAAGYENDLRLRVFGSTGSLEWRQEEPNQLVHAPLDGPRRILTRGSPWLSESSRRACRVPSGHPEAFIEAFANVYLGVAADIRARLAGVEADPIAADYPRVTEGARGVRFIEKTVESAASERKWTPMT is encoded by the coding sequence ATGAGCACCTCGCACAACCGCAAGCTGCGCTACGCGATGGTCGGCGGTGGACGCGACGCGTTCATCGGCTCCGTGCACCGCCGGGCCATGGCGCTGGACGGGCAGATGGAGCTGGTCGCCGGAGCGCTCTCGTCCCACCCGGACAAGGCGCGCGCGTCCGGCCGTGACCTGGGCCTGGCCGACGCGCGCAATCACGGCCGCTGGGAGGACCTGCTGGCCGACGAGCTGAAGCGCCCCGCGGACGAGCGCATCGACTTCGTCTCCATCGTCACGCCCAACCACGTGCACTACCCGGTGGCGAAGGCGTTCGCCGAGGCCGGCATCCACGTGGTGTGTGACAAGCCGCTCGTGCACACCAGCGAGCAGGCCGACAACCTGGTGCGCACGGTGGAGCGGACCGGCATCGTCTTCGGCGTCACCTACAACTACACCGGCTATCCGATGGTGCGCGAGGCGCGCGAGCTGGTGAAGCGCGGCGCCATTGGCGAGCTGCGCAAGGTGACCGTCGAGTACAACCAGGGCTGGCTCGCCACGTACCTCGAGGGCCAGGACAACAAGCAGGCGAGCTGGCGCACGGACCCGGCGAGGAGCGGCCTGGCGGGCGCCATGGGGGACATCGGTTCGCATGCCGAGAACCTGGCCGCCACCGTCACCGGCCTCGAGATCGAAGCCATCTGCGCGGATCTCGGGGCGCTCGTTCCCGGGCGCCGGCTCGACGACGATGGCAACCTGCTCCTGCGCTGGCGCGGCGGCGTGCGGGGCGTGCTGATCGCCTCGCAGATCGCCGCTGGCTACGAGAACGACCTGCGCCTGCGCGTGTTCGGCTCCACGGGCTCGCTCGAATGGCGGCAGGAGGAGCCAAACCAGCTCGTGCATGCACCGCTCGACGGGCCGAGGCGCATCCTCACGCGCGGCTCACCGTGGCTGAGCGAGTCCTCGCGCCGAGCCTGCCGCGTGCCCTCCGGTCATCCGGAGGCGTTCATCGAGGCGTTCGCCAACGTGTACCTCGGCGTCGCGGCGGACATCCGCGCCCGGCTGGCCGGGGTGGAAGCGGATCCGATCGCCGCCGACTATCCGCGAGTCACCGAGGGCGCGCGGGGTGTGCGCTTCATCGAGAAGACGGTGGAATCCGCCGCCAGCGAGCGCAAGTGGACGCCGATGACGTGA
- a CDS encoding sugar phosphate isomerase/epimerase family protein produces MPRPVTLFTGQWADLPLSELAPLARRMGYDGLELACWGDHFNVQEALASKTYVRDKRALLESHGLKCLAIGNHLVGQAVCDLIDERHKSIVPAHVWGDGDPEGVRQRAAQEMRDTARAAAAFGVKTVTGFTGSSVWHATYAFPPTSQAFWDKGFADFGRRWTPILDEFETQGINFALEVHPTEIAFDTASAQRAIAAVNGHRRFGFNFDPSHLGYQGVDYVKFIRTFAGRIYNVHMKDVWWGRGDGTVGVFGGHTSFGDPRRFWDFRSLGRGMIDFESIIVALNDIGYAGPLSVEWEDSRMDRVHGATESAAFCKRLDFPAAAGAFDAVFDKDKQARAGG; encoded by the coding sequence ATGCCAAGACCCGTTACGCTGTTCACCGGTCAATGGGCCGATCTGCCCCTCTCCGAGCTCGCACCGCTGGCCAGACGCATGGGCTACGACGGCCTGGAGCTGGCCTGCTGGGGCGACCATTTCAACGTCCAGGAGGCGCTCGCTTCCAAGACCTATGTCCGGGACAAGAGGGCACTGCTCGAGTCCCACGGCTTGAAATGTCTGGCCATTGGCAACCACCTGGTTGGCCAGGCCGTGTGCGACCTGATCGATGAGCGGCACAAGTCCATCGTGCCCGCGCACGTGTGGGGCGATGGTGACCCCGAGGGCGTGCGCCAGCGGGCCGCCCAGGAGATGCGGGACACGGCACGCGCCGCCGCCGCCTTCGGCGTGAAGACCGTCACCGGATTCACCGGCTCCTCGGTGTGGCATGCAACCTATGCCTTTCCGCCCACGTCGCAGGCGTTCTGGGACAAGGGTTTCGCCGACTTCGGCCGCCGCTGGACACCGATCCTCGACGAGTTCGAGACACAGGGCATCAACTTCGCGCTCGAGGTGCACCCGACGGAGATCGCCTTCGACACCGCCTCCGCCCAGCGCGCCATCGCGGCCGTGAATGGCCACCGCCGCTTCGGCTTCAACTTCGACCCCAGCCACCTCGGGTACCAGGGGGTGGACTACGTGAAGTTCATCCGCACGTTCGCGGGCCGCATCTACAACGTCCACATGAAGGACGTGTGGTGGGGCCGTGGCGATGGAACCGTCGGCGTGTTCGGGGGCCATACCAGCTTCGGAGATCCGCGCCGATTCTGGGACTTCCGCAGCCTCGGCCGGGGCATGATCGACTTCGAGTCCATCATCGTCGCGCTCAACGACATCGGCTATGCGGGCCCGTTGAGCGTGGAGTGGGAAGACAGCCGGATGGACCGCGTGCACGGGGCGACCGAGAGCGCGGCCTTCTGCAAGCGGCTCGACTTCCCCGCCGCGGCGGGGGCGTTCGACGCCGTGTTCGACAAGGACAAGCAAGCGCGGGCTGGCGGATGA
- a CDS encoding substrate-binding domain-containing protein, producing the protein MKSVLRKLALGASTVAALLTASGALAQTQNQVNMGVAIPAATHGFTGGIVWWANQAKKDLEKAHPGLKITVKTAANAPEQANQLQDLLTVNKINTLVVFPFESASLTKPVAQVKSKGVYVTVVDRGLTDTSAQDAYVAGDNTAFGKLAAEYLAKKLNGKGNIVALRGIPTTIDNERMDAFNAVMKNYPDIKLLDARYANWNRDDAFKVMQDYLTRFKQIDAVWAADDDMAVGVLKAIEQAKRTDIKEVFGGAGAKGMVKTIIDGKNKLIQADVSYSPKFIYDAIKLTAEARVKGEKLPPNTIIPSVLITKENAKDFYFPDSPF; encoded by the coding sequence ATGAAATCCGTCCTCCGCAAACTCGCCCTCGGTGCCTCCACCGTGGCCGCGCTGCTCACCGCCTCGGGTGCGCTCGCGCAGACCCAGAACCAGGTCAACATGGGTGTCGCCATCCCCGCGGCCACCCACGGCTTCACCGGCGGCATCGTGTGGTGGGCCAACCAGGCCAAGAAAGACCTGGAGAAGGCGCACCCGGGCCTGAAGATCACCGTGAAGACGGCGGCCAACGCGCCCGAGCAGGCCAACCAGCTGCAGGACCTGCTGACCGTCAACAAGATCAACACGCTGGTCGTCTTCCCATTCGAGTCTGCCTCGCTCACCAAGCCGGTCGCACAGGTGAAGAGCAAGGGCGTCTACGTCACGGTGGTCGACCGGGGCCTGACCGACACCAGCGCCCAGGACGCCTACGTGGCCGGCGACAACACCGCGTTCGGCAAGCTCGCGGCGGAGTACCTGGCCAAGAAACTCAACGGCAAGGGCAACATCGTGGCGCTGCGCGGCATCCCGACCACGATCGACAACGAGCGCATGGACGCGTTCAACGCCGTGATGAAGAACTACCCGGACATCAAGCTGCTCGATGCCCGGTACGCCAACTGGAACCGCGACGATGCCTTCAAGGTGATGCAGGACTACCTGACGCGCTTCAAGCAGATCGACGCCGTGTGGGCCGCCGATGACGACATGGCGGTGGGGGTGCTCAAGGCGATCGAGCAGGCCAAGCGCACGGACATCAAGGAAGTGTTCGGCGGTGCGGGCGCCAAGGGCATGGTCAAGACGATCATCGACGGCAAGAACAAGCTGATCCAGGCCGATGTCTCCTACTCGCCCAAGTTCATCTACGACGCGATCAAACTGACGGCCGAAGCGCGCGTGAAGGGCGAGAAGCTGCCGCCGAACACGATCATTCCCTCGGTGCTGATCACGAAGGAGAACGCGAAGGACTTCTACTTCCCGGACTCGCCCTTCTAG
- a CDS encoding ABC transporter permease, translated as MPPEPTDAVKQGAATPAATGGALRPAEPGTRAGGRARALLHGLGPVLGLVVLCITGTLLNGDFATLDNVMNVLTRTAFIGIIAVGMCFVIISGGIDLSVGSMAALIAGAMILVMNRLAPSLGSPTSVIALGIGLALLLGALFGLTHGLLITRGGIEPFIVTLGTLGIFRAYLTYFADGGALTLDMDLSDAYSPVYYANLLGIPIPVWVFLAVALLGGLILNRTAYGRYVQAIGSNEQVARYAAVDVNRIKVLTYMLLGICVGIATVLYVPRLGSASPTTGLLWELEAIAAVIVGGTALKGGSGTITGTVVGAVLLSVISNILNLTSIISVYLNSAVQGFVIIGVAFMQRRRK; from the coding sequence CACCGGCCGCCACGGGAGGGGCACTGCGCCCTGCGGAGCCCGGCACCCGTGCCGGAGGCCGCGCGCGAGCCCTGTTGCACGGCCTCGGGCCCGTCCTCGGGCTCGTCGTGCTGTGCATCACCGGCACCCTGCTGAATGGTGACTTCGCCACGCTCGACAACGTGATGAACGTGCTCACGCGCACCGCCTTCATTGGCATCATCGCGGTGGGCATGTGCTTCGTCATCATCTCCGGGGGCATCGATCTGTCGGTGGGCTCGATGGCCGCGTTGATCGCCGGTGCGATGATCCTCGTGATGAACCGGCTGGCGCCGTCGCTCGGTTCGCCCACGTCCGTGATCGCCCTCGGCATCGGCCTCGCGCTGCTGCTCGGCGCGCTGTTCGGGCTGACGCACGGGCTGCTGATCACCCGGGGCGGCATCGAGCCCTTCATCGTGACGCTCGGCACGCTGGGCATCTTCCGTGCGTACCTCACGTACTTCGCGGATGGCGGCGCCCTCACGTTGGACATGGATCTGTCCGACGCCTACAGCCCGGTCTACTACGCCAACCTCCTGGGCATCCCGATTCCTGTCTGGGTGTTCCTCGCCGTGGCGCTGCTGGGCGGGTTGATCCTGAACCGCACCGCGTACGGCCGGTACGTGCAGGCCATCGGCTCCAACGAGCAGGTGGCGCGCTACGCGGCCGTGGACGTGAATCGCATCAAGGTGCTCACGTACATGCTGCTCGGCATCTGCGTGGGAATCGCCACCGTGCTGTACGTGCCGCGCCTCGGGTCGGCCTCGCCCACCACCGGCCTGTTGTGGGAGCTGGAGGCGATCGCGGCGGTGATCGTCGGCGGCACCGCACTCAAGGGCGGCTCCGGCACCATCACCGGCACCGTCGTCGGTGCCGTGCTGTTGTCCGTCATCAGCAACATCCTGAACCTCACCAGCATCATCAGCGTGTATCTCAACTCGGCGGTGCAGGGCTTCGTGATCATTGGCGTGGCGTTCATGCAGCGCCGTCGCAAATGA